Proteins co-encoded in one Paraburkholderia edwinii genomic window:
- the recG gene encoding ATP-dependent DNA helicase RecG, whose amino-acid sequence MPLSERRPPVDPDDADAALPRRAVRGKAASARTQVSDEAAAALPQQQDPAPASEGPTTKAAKKLPAKRAAKPAAGSPSGRAAEKPADKPTLPRTADKLAKLGLSRDIDLVLHLPMRYEDETSLTPIGELLPGGIAQTEGVVFDNEIAYRPRRQLLVKLRDDAGDELVLRFLNFYGSQVKQMSVGVRLRVRGDVRGGFFGMEMVHPAVRVVDEDTPLPQALTPVYPSTAGVTQAYLRKAIDNALSRTSLPELLPEAIAHAYLKPLELPPLMQAVRTLHHPHADADETALIDGTHPAWSRIKFEELLAQQMSLKRAHEERRTRSAPAMPCRAAGDAGSLVTRLLAALPFSLTGAQQRVGAEIANDLTQPHPMQRLLQGDVGSGKTIVAALAAAQAIDAGYQAALMAPTEILAEQHARKLRGWLEPLGVTVAWLAGSLKAKEKRAALEAAALGTARLVIGTHAIIQDTVEFARLGLVIVDEQHRFGVEQRLALRAKAQNAADGARAFQPHQLMMSATPIPRTLAMTYYADLDVSTIDELPPGRTPILTKLIADARREEVIGRVREAALTGRQVYWVCPLIEESETLQLQTAVETYETLVAALPELKVGLVHGRLAPAEKAAVMDAFTRNEVQLLVATTVIEVGVDVPNASLMVIEHAERFGLAQLHQLRGRVGRGSVASVCVLLYSGPLSIAGRARLQTMRETTDGFEIARRDLDIRGPGEFLGARQSGAAMLRFADLQQDGWLIEPAREAAAQLLAQYPDVVTQHLARWLGGREHYLKA is encoded by the coding sequence ATGCCCTTGTCCGAACGCCGTCCGCCTGTAGACCCCGATGATGCCGACGCCGCCTTGCCGCGGCGCGCCGTGCGCGGCAAGGCGGCGTCGGCGCGGACGCAGGTGAGCGACGAGGCTGCGGCCGCATTGCCGCAGCAGCAGGATCCGGCGCCCGCGTCCGAGGGGCCGACAACGAAAGCGGCGAAGAAGCTGCCCGCGAAGCGCGCGGCAAAACCGGCTGCCGGCTCCCCATCCGGGCGCGCAGCCGAGAAGCCCGCCGACAAGCCCACCCTTCCTCGCACCGCCGACAAGCTCGCGAAGCTCGGCCTCTCGCGCGACATCGATCTCGTGCTGCATCTGCCGATGCGCTACGAAGACGAAACGTCGCTGACACCGATCGGCGAGCTGCTGCCGGGCGGCATCGCGCAGACGGAAGGCGTCGTGTTCGATAACGAAATCGCGTACCGGCCACGCCGTCAGTTGCTCGTGAAGCTGCGTGACGACGCGGGCGACGAGCTCGTGCTGCGCTTCCTCAATTTCTACGGCTCGCAGGTCAAGCAGATGTCGGTCGGCGTGCGGCTGCGCGTGCGCGGCGATGTGCGCGGCGGCTTCTTCGGCATGGAGATGGTTCATCCGGCGGTGCGCGTCGTCGATGAAGATACGCCGCTGCCGCAGGCATTGACGCCGGTTTACCCGAGCACGGCCGGCGTGACGCAGGCGTATCTGCGCAAGGCGATCGACAACGCGCTGTCGCGCACGTCGTTGCCGGAGCTGCTGCCGGAAGCGATCGCGCACGCATATCTGAAGCCGCTCGAATTGCCGCCGCTGATGCAGGCGGTGCGCACGCTGCATCACCCGCACGCGGACGCCGACGAAACCGCGCTGATCGACGGCACGCATCCGGCGTGGTCGCGCATCAAGTTCGAAGAATTGCTCGCGCAGCAGATGTCGCTCAAGCGCGCGCACGAGGAACGCCGCACGCGCTCGGCGCCCGCGATGCCGTGCCGCGCGGCCGGCGACGCCGGTTCGCTCGTCACGCGTCTGCTCGCCGCGCTGCCGTTCTCGCTGACGGGCGCGCAGCAGCGCGTCGGCGCCGAGATCGCGAACGATCTGACGCAGCCGCACCCGATGCAGCGTCTGCTGCAAGGCGACGTCGGCAGCGGCAAGACGATCGTCGCCGCGCTTGCCGCCGCGCAGGCGATCGATGCCGGCTACCAGGCCGCGCTGATGGCGCCGACCGAAATCCTCGCCGAGCAGCACGCGCGCAAGCTGCGTGGCTGGCTCGAACCGCTCGGCGTCACGGTTGCGTGGCTCGCCGGCAGTCTCAAGGCGAAGGAAAAGCGCGCGGCGCTCGAAGCGGCCGCGCTCGGCACCGCGCGGCTCGTGATCGGCACGCACGCGATCATCCAGGACACCGTTGAATTCGCGCGCCTCGGGCTCGTGATCGTCGACGAGCAGCATCGCTTCGGCGTCGAACAGCGTCTCGCGCTGCGCGCCAAGGCGCAGAACGCCGCGGACGGCGCGCGCGCGTTCCAGCCCCATCAGCTGATGATGTCGGCGACGCCGATTCCGCGCACGCTCGCCATGACGTACTACGCGGACCTCGACGTCTCGACGATCGACGAACTGCCGCCGGGCCGCACGCCGATCCTGACGAAGCTGATTGCGGATGCGCGCCGTGAAGAGGTGATCGGACGCGTGCGCGAAGCGGCGCTCACCGGGCGTCAGGTCTACTGGGTCTGTCCGCTGATCGAGGAGAGCGAGACGTTGCAACTGCAAACGGCCGTCGAGACCTACGAAACGCTCGTGGCCGCGCTGCCCGAGCTGAAAGTCGGGCTCGTGCACGGCCGTCTCGCGCCCGCGGAAAAAGCGGCGGTGATGGACGCGTTCACACGCAACGAGGTCCAGTTGCTGGTGGCGACGACCGTGATCGAAGTCGGCGTCGACGTGCCGAACGCGTCGTTAATGGTGATCGAACACGCGGAGCGCTTCGGGCTCGCGCAACTGCATCAGTTGCGTGGCCGCGTGGGGCGCGGCAGCGTCGCGTCGGTATGCGTGCTGCTGTATTCGGGGCCGCTATCGATTGCCGGGCGAGCGCGCCTGCAGACGATGCGCGAGACCACCGACGGCTTCGAAATCGCGCGCCGCGACCTCGACATTCGCGGTCCCGGCGAGTTTCTCGGCGCACGCCAGTCCGGCGCGGCGATGCTGCGTTTCGCCGACCTGCAGCAGGACGGCTGGCTCATCGAGCCGGCGCGCGAAGCGGCAGCGCAGCTGCTCGCGCAATACCCGGACGTCGTGACGCAGCATCTCGCGCGCTGGCTCGGCGGGCGTGAACACTATCTGAAGGCATAG
- a CDS encoding LysR substrate-binding domain-containing protein, which yields MTLTELKYIVAVARERHFGRAAEACFVSQPTLSVAIKKLEDELNVQIFERGTSEVSVTPIGEQIVTQAQRVLEQTLAIKEIAKQGKDPLVGPLRLGVIYTIGPYLLPTLVKQMIKRVPQMPLMLQENYTLKLIELLKQGEIDVAIMALPFPETGLMLRPLYDEPFVVALPSGHAWETRDKIDASDLKQETMLLLGSGHCFRDHVLGVCPELMRFSQNADGIQKTFEGSSLETIRHMVASGVGITVLPRMSVHEVKPHAGGVDSGLLSYVAFDEPVPDRRVVLAWRKSFTRMPAIDAICDAVAACDLPGVKKLDLPAAVN from the coding sequence ATGACGCTCACAGAACTGAAATACATCGTCGCGGTGGCGCGCGAGCGGCATTTCGGCCGCGCGGCGGAGGCGTGTTTCGTCAGCCAGCCGACGCTGTCCGTAGCGATCAAAAAACTCGAAGACGAACTGAACGTGCAGATCTTCGAGCGCGGCACGAGCGAGGTCAGCGTGACGCCGATCGGCGAGCAGATCGTCACGCAGGCGCAGCGCGTGCTCGAGCAGACGCTCGCGATCAAGGAGATCGCGAAACAGGGGAAGGATCCGCTCGTTGGGCCGCTGCGCCTTGGCGTTATTTACACGATCGGGCCGTATCTATTGCCGACGCTCGTCAAGCAGATGATCAAGCGCGTCCCGCAGATGCCGCTGATGCTGCAGGAAAACTACACGCTGAAGCTGATCGAACTGCTGAAGCAGGGCGAAATCGACGTGGCGATCATGGCGCTGCCGTTTCCCGAAACGGGCCTGATGCTGCGGCCGCTCTACGACGAGCCGTTCGTCGTCGCGCTGCCGTCGGGCCACGCGTGGGAGACGCGCGACAAGATCGACGCGAGCGACCTCAAGCAGGAAACCATGCTGCTGCTCGGCAGCGGCCACTGCTTCCGCGATCACGTGCTCGGCGTGTGCCCGGAGCTGATGCGTTTCTCGCAGAACGCGGACGGTATTCAGAAGACCTTCGAAGGCTCATCGCTCGAGACGATTCGTCATATGGTCGCGAGCGGCGTTGGCATTACCGTGCTGCCGCGCATGTCGGTGCACGAGGTAAAGCCCCATGCGGGCGGCGTGGATTCGGGGCTGCTCAGTTATGTGGCCTTCGACGAGCCGGTGCCGGATCGCCGCGTCGTGCTTGCGTGGCGCAAGAGCTTCACGCGCATGCCGGCGATCGATGCGATCTGCGACGCGGTGGCCGCTTGTGATCTGCCCGGTGTGAAGAAGCTCGATTTGCCGGCGGCGGTGAATTGA
- a CDS encoding type II toxin-antitoxin system RelE/ParE family toxin, whose protein sequence is MTTSEVRFAPEALEHLAELERYLADVSSPRVAVDYVDGIVAYCESLRTFPHRGHRRDDIRPGLRLTNYRGRTAIAFLVEDEQPIIVGVFYGGRDIEAALTAADDESPPSFLMLHDSAF, encoded by the coding sequence ATGACGACATCCGAAGTCAGATTCGCTCCTGAGGCGTTGGAGCATCTAGCCGAACTCGAGCGATATCTCGCGGATGTCTCTTCGCCGCGCGTGGCCGTGGATTACGTAGATGGAATCGTCGCGTATTGCGAAAGCTTGCGGACCTTCCCGCATCGCGGTCATCGGCGCGACGATATTCGGCCCGGGCTGCGGCTGACGAACTACCGTGGCCGCACAGCAATTGCCTTTCTTGTCGAAGACGAGCAGCCGATCATCGTTGGTGTGTTTTATGGCGGCCGGGATATCGAGGCGGCCCTCACTGCGGCAGACGACGAGTCGCCGCCTTCATTCCTCATGCTGCACGACAGCGCGTTTTAA
- a CDS encoding ribbon-helix-helix domain-containing protein, whose protein sequence is MRSTQQFSITLPNELADLVRSKVASGEYATDSEVVRDGLRTLAARDRVIETWLREEVAPAYDALKADPSRAVSASDVRAALAAKRKSRE, encoded by the coding sequence ATGCGTTCCACGCAGCAATTCAGCATCACCCTGCCTAACGAACTAGCTGACCTCGTCCGTTCCAAAGTCGCGAGCGGCGAATATGCGACGGATAGCGAGGTCGTCCGGGATGGCTTGCGCACATTGGCCGCGCGTGATCGCGTGATCGAAACATGGCTGCGCGAAGAAGTTGCGCCTGCCTACGATGCGCTGAAGGCCGACCCGTCCCGCGCGGTCAGCGCAAGTGATGTTCGCGCGGCGCTCGCCGCGAAACGAAAATCGAGAGAGTGA
- a CDS encoding catalase, with amino-acid sequence MTERTLTNAAGAPVADNQNSMTAGVRGPVALQDMWLIEKLAHFDREVIPERRVHAKGSGAFGTLKVTHDISRYTKAKVFAQVGKETPLFMRFSTVAGERGAADAERDVRGFSIKFYTEEGNWDVVGNNTPVFFIRDPLKFPDFIHTQKRDPYTNLRSNIAAWDFWSRHPESLHQVTILMSDRGIPQNYRQMHGFGSHTFSFINANNERFWVKFHFKSMQGIANYTDAESAQVIAQDRESAQRDLVDNIDKGNFPRWRFCIQVMPEADAANYRYNAFDITKVWSHKDYPLIDVGVIELNRNADNYFADVEQSAFTPANVVPGIGVSPDRLLQGRLFSYGDTQRYRLGINHHQIPVNASRAPAQRSFHRDGAMRADGNLGRTANYEPNRFGDFAQDPNAAEPPLAAGAVDRYDHRDDGDYYSQPAALFRLFDAAQRERFFGNIARHINGVPEDIVARQIEHFRRIDPAYAEGVIAAIEKIAATSGKTK; translated from the coding sequence ATGACCGAACGTACCCTCACCAACGCCGCCGGTGCGCCCGTTGCCGATAACCAGAACTCGATGACCGCCGGTGTGCGCGGTCCGGTCGCCTTGCAGGACATGTGGCTGATCGAGAAGCTCGCGCATTTCGATCGCGAAGTGATTCCCGAGCGCCGTGTGCACGCGAAGGGTTCGGGCGCCTTCGGTACGCTGAAGGTCACCCACGACATCTCGCGCTACACGAAGGCGAAAGTGTTTGCGCAAGTCGGCAAGGAAACGCCGCTTTTCATGCGGTTCTCGACGGTGGCGGGCGAACGCGGCGCGGCCGATGCCGAGCGCGACGTGCGTGGCTTCTCGATCAAGTTTTATACCGAGGAGGGCAACTGGGATGTCGTCGGCAATAACACACCGGTGTTCTTTATCCGCGATCCGCTCAAGTTTCCCGATTTCATCCACACGCAAAAGCGTGACCCGTACACGAATCTCCGCAGCAATATCGCGGCGTGGGACTTCTGGTCGCGCCATCCGGAATCGCTGCATCAGGTGACGATCCTGATGAGCGACCGCGGCATTCCGCAAAACTATCGGCAGATGCACGGTTTCGGCTCGCACACGTTCTCGTTTATCAACGCGAACAACGAGCGGTTCTGGGTGAAGTTCCACTTCAAGTCGATGCAGGGCATCGCGAACTACACCGACGCCGAATCTGCGCAAGTGATTGCGCAGGACCGCGAAAGCGCGCAGCGCGACCTCGTCGACAATATCGACAAGGGTAATTTCCCGCGCTGGCGCTTCTGCATCCAGGTGATGCCGGAAGCCGATGCGGCGAACTATCGCTACAACGCGTTCGACATCACGAAGGTGTGGTCGCACAAGGACTATCCGCTGATCGACGTCGGCGTGATCGAACTGAACCGCAACGCCGATAACTATTTCGCGGACGTCGAGCAGTCGGCGTTCACGCCGGCGAATGTGGTGCCGGGTATTGGCGTCTCGCCGGATCGTTTGTTGCAAGGGCGTCTGTTCTCGTACGGTGACACGCAGCGCTATCGCCTCGGGATCAACCATCACCAGATTCCGGTGAATGCGTCGCGCGCGCCCGCACAGCGCTCGTTCCACCGTGACGGCGCGATGCGCGCGGACGGCAATCTCGGCCGCACGGCGAATTACGAGCCGAACCGGTTCGGCGACTTCGCGCAGGATCCGAACGCGGCGGAGCCGCCGCTCGCGGCCGGTGCAGTCGATCGCTACGACCATCGCGACGACGGCGATTACTACAGCCAGCCCGCGGCGCTGTTCCGCCTGTTCGACGCCGCGCAGCGCGAGCGCTTCTTCGGCAACATTGCGCGTCACATCAATGGTGTGCCGGAGGATATCGTCGCGCGTCAGATCGAGCATTTCCGCCGTATCGACCCGGCGTACGCGGAAGGCGTGATCGCGGCGATCGAGAAGATCGCCGCGACGTCGGGGAAAACGAAGTAA
- a CDS encoding Dps family protein: MAKKEAVSHVNIGISDKDRKKIAEGLSRLLADTYTLYLKTHNFHWNVTGPMFNTLHLMFEGQYNELALAVDSIAERIRALGVFAPGSYKDFAKLSSIAEADGVPSAEEMIRQLVEGQESVVRTAREIFPLTESANDEPTADLLTQRMQTHEKTAWMLRSMLA, from the coding sequence ATGGCCAAAAAAGAAGCCGTTTCGCACGTCAACATCGGTATCAGCGACAAGGATCGCAAGAAGATTGCAGAAGGCCTGTCGCGCCTGCTAGCCGATACCTACACGCTGTATCTGAAGACCCACAACTTCCACTGGAACGTTACGGGTCCGATGTTCAACACGTTGCATCTGATGTTCGAAGGCCAATACAACGAACTCGCGCTGGCCGTCGATTCGATCGCCGAGCGGATCCGCGCGCTGGGCGTGTTCGCGCCGGGCAGCTACAAGGACTTCGCGAAGCTGTCGTCGATCGCTGAAGCGGACGGCGTGCCGTCGGCGGAAGAGATGATCCGCCAGCTCGTCGAAGGCCAGGAGTCGGTTGTGCGCACCGCGCGCGAAATTTTCCCGCTCACGGAATCGGCAAACGACGAGCCGACCGCCGATCTGCTGACGCAACGCATGCAGACGCACGAAAAAACCGCGTGGATGCTGCGCTCGATGCTCGCCTGA
- the ubiA gene encoding 4-hydroxybenzoate octaprenyltransferase — MFARLPLYLRLVRMDKPIGSLLLLWPTLNALWIASDGRPALSLLVIFALGTLLMRSAGCAINDYADRDFDRFVKRTENRPITSGKIKAWEAVALAAALALVAFVLIWPLNTLTKELSVFALFVAGTYPFTKRFFAIPQAYLGIAFGFGIPMAFAAIQDQVPMLAWVMLVANVFWSVAYDTEYAMVDRDDDIKIGIRTSALTFGRYDVLAIMLCYAATLGIYAGIGVVLHYGVLYWIGLAAAVGCAIYHYTLIRGRERMPCFAAFRHNNWLGGVLFAGIAAHYAVQNL; from the coding sequence ATGTTCGCCAGACTCCCGCTCTATCTGCGGCTCGTCCGCATGGACAAGCCGATCGGCAGCCTGCTGCTGCTGTGGCCGACGCTCAACGCGCTGTGGATCGCATCCGACGGGCGGCCGGCGTTATCGCTGCTCGTTATTTTTGCGCTCGGCACGCTGCTGATGCGTTCGGCCGGCTGCGCGATCAACGACTACGCGGACCGCGATTTCGACCGCTTCGTGAAGCGCACCGAAAACCGGCCGATCACGTCGGGCAAGATCAAGGCATGGGAAGCCGTCGCGCTCGCGGCGGCGCTCGCGCTGGTCGCGTTTGTGCTGATCTGGCCGCTCAATACGCTGACGAAGGAACTGTCGGTGTTCGCGCTTTTCGTCGCCGGCACCTATCCGTTCACCAAGCGCTTTTTCGCGATTCCGCAGGCGTATCTCGGCATTGCGTTCGGTTTTGGCATTCCGATGGCGTTCGCGGCCATTCAGGACCAAGTGCCGATGCTTGCATGGGTGATGCTTGTTGCCAATGTGTTCTGGTCCGTTGCATACGATACCGAGTACGCGATGGTCGATCGCGACGACGACATCAAGATCGGCATTCGCACCTCCGCATTGACGTTCGGCCGCTACGACGTGCTCGCGATCATGCTCTGCTACGCGGCGACGCTCGGCATCTATGCGGGGATCGGCGTCGTGCTGCACTACGGTGTGCTTTACTGGATCGGTCTTGCGGCGGCCGTGGGCTGCGCGATCTATCACTACACGCTGATCCGCGGCCGCGAACGGATGCCGTGCTTCGCCGCGTTTCGCCATAACAACTGGCTGGGCGGCGTGCTGTTTGCCGGCATTGCGGCGCATTACGCAGTGCAGAACCTATGA
- the proC gene encoding pyrroline-5-carboxylate reductase, with the protein MRIAFIGGGNMAAALIGGLIKRGVAAADLYAIDPNEDARKRNQQQFGIATGAAADTALASFDAIVIAVKPQVAKDVASALAAHLSARQLVISIVAGIRAADLSRWLNGHARIVRTMPNTPALIGMGVTGLVALGGVDESGRALASQVLGAVGQTVWFDDESKIDAVTAISGSGPAYVFYFIEALQEAARQLGMDEAQGRALAVATFTGAAQLAAQSDEPPSVLRERVTSKGGTTAAALAAFDAQHVKDSIVRGALAADARAKEMGEEFGKQ; encoded by the coding sequence ATGAGAATTGCGTTTATCGGCGGCGGCAATATGGCTGCCGCGCTGATCGGCGGTCTGATCAAGCGCGGCGTCGCGGCAGCCGACCTCTATGCGATCGATCCGAACGAAGACGCGCGCAAGCGCAACCAGCAGCAATTCGGCATCGCGACCGGCGCGGCCGCCGACACGGCGCTCGCATCGTTCGACGCGATCGTGATCGCGGTCAAGCCACAAGTGGCGAAGGACGTCGCCAGCGCGCTGGCCGCGCATCTGTCGGCACGGCAGCTCGTGATCAGCATCGTCGCGGGCATTCGCGCCGCCGACCTGTCGCGCTGGCTGAACGGCCACGCGCGCATCGTGCGCACCATGCCGAATACGCCCGCGCTGATCGGCATGGGTGTCACGGGTCTGGTTGCACTAGGCGGCGTCGACGAAAGCGGACGCGCGCTCGCCTCGCAAGTGCTCGGCGCGGTCGGGCAAACCGTCTGGTTCGACGACGAATCGAAGATCGATGCGGTGACCGCGATCTCGGGCAGCGGTCCGGCGTATGTCTTCTATTTCATCGAAGCGCTGCAGGAAGCAGCCCGTCAGCTCGGCATGGACGAGGCGCAAGGCCGCGCGCTCGCGGTCGCGACGTTCACCGGCGCGGCGCAACTCGCGGCGCAATCGGATGAGCCGCCGTCGGTGTTGCGCGAACGCGTGACGTCCAAAGGCGGCACGACTGCGGCGGCGCTCGCCGCCTTCGACGCGCAGCATGTGAAGGATTCGATCGTGCGCGGCGCGCTTGCCGCCGATGCGCGCGCGAAAGAGATGGGCGAGGAGTTCGGCAAACAGTAG
- a CDS encoding YggS family pyridoxal phosphate-dependent enzyme, protein MPDLIHNLDAVRQRIALAAQVAGRDPRSVALLAVSKTFPAEDVRAAHAAGQRAFGENYVQEALTKLDALADLRESIEWHFIGPLQSNKTRPVAERFDWVHSIDRLKIAQRLAEQRPDGMPPLNVCVQVNVSGEASKSGVLPEEAADVAHAIAALPTLRLRGLMAIPEPAGSIEQQRVPHRALRELFDRLRAAGLELDTLSMGMSDDLEAAVLEGATMVRIGTAIFGARDYSN, encoded by the coding sequence ATGCCCGACCTGATCCACAATCTCGACGCGGTGCGCCAGCGCATCGCGCTCGCCGCGCAAGTCGCGGGCCGCGACCCGCGCTCGGTCGCGTTGCTCGCGGTATCGAAGACCTTTCCCGCCGAAGACGTCCGTGCCGCGCATGCGGCCGGCCAGCGCGCGTTCGGCGAAAACTACGTGCAGGAAGCGCTAACGAAGCTCGACGCGCTCGCCGATCTGCGCGAATCGATCGAGTGGCATTTCATCGGGCCGCTGCAATCGAACAAGACGCGCCCCGTCGCCGAGCGTTTCGACTGGGTTCATTCAATCGATCGTCTGAAGATCGCGCAGCGGCTCGCGGAACAGCGGCCCGACGGCATGCCGCCGCTCAATGTATGCGTGCAGGTCAACGTGAGCGGCGAAGCGTCGAAATCCGGTGTGCTGCCCGAAGAAGCCGCCGACGTCGCGCACGCGATCGCCGCGCTGCCGACGCTGCGCTTGCGCGGTCTGATGGCGATTCCGGAGCCCGCCGGCAGCATCGAGCAGCAGCGCGTGCCACATCGCGCGTTGCGCGAACTGTTCGACCGGCTGCGCGCCGCCGGGCTCGAGCTCGATACCCTGTCGATGGGCATGTCGGACGATCTCGAGGCGGCCGTGCTCGAAGGCGCGACGATGGTGCGCATCGGCACCGCGATCTTCGGCGCTCGCGACTATTCCAACTGA
- the glcF gene encoding glycolate oxidase subunit GlcF: MQTNLADFIRNTPDGAEADAILRKCVHCGFCTATCPTYQLLGDELDGPRGRIYLIKQMVEGTPVTRSTQLHLDRCLTCRNCESTCPSGVQYGRLVEIGRKLTEQKVSRPFGQRVLRRVLASFVPNEALFTPVMRLGQHVRPLLPKKLRDKVPARQRQLEWPASKHERKMLMLSGCVQPSMMPNVNTATARVLDALGIETIVAPDAGCCGAIRLHLGYNDEALDDMRANIDAWWPYVEEGVEAIVMNASGCGATVKEYAHLLRDDPVYAEKARRIVELTRDIAEILPEFEEPLTALTRRRAVHTVAFHPPCTLQHGQQIRGKVEHLLGELGIDVRLPADSHLCCGSAGTYSLTQPALSYALRNQKLERLHAQEPQIIVSANVGCIAHLQSGTSMPVVHWIELVEHMLAG; this comes from the coding sequence ATGCAAACCAACCTCGCGGACTTCATTCGCAATACGCCCGACGGCGCGGAAGCCGACGCGATCCTGCGCAAGTGCGTGCATTGCGGTTTCTGCACGGCGACCTGTCCGACCTACCAGCTGCTCGGCGACGAACTCGACGGCCCGCGCGGCCGCATTTATCTGATCAAGCAGATGGTCGAAGGCACGCCGGTCACGCGCAGCACGCAGTTGCATCTCGATCGCTGCCTCACCTGCCGCAATTGCGAATCAACCTGTCCATCGGGCGTGCAATATGGCCGGCTCGTCGAGATCGGTCGCAAGCTGACCGAACAAAAAGTGTCGCGGCCGTTCGGCCAGCGTGTGCTGCGCCGCGTACTGGCGAGCTTCGTGCCGAACGAAGCGCTGTTCACGCCGGTCATGCGCCTCGGACAACACGTGCGGCCACTGCTGCCGAAGAAGCTGCGCGACAAGGTGCCTGCGCGCCAGCGCCAGCTCGAATGGCCCGCCTCGAAGCACGAACGCAAGATGCTGATGCTCTCCGGCTGCGTGCAGCCGTCGATGATGCCGAATGTGAACACGGCCACCGCGCGCGTACTCGACGCGCTCGGCATCGAAACCATCGTCGCGCCGGACGCCGGATGCTGCGGCGCGATCCGTCTGCACCTCGGCTACAACGACGAAGCGCTCGATGACATGCGCGCGAACATCGACGCATGGTGGCCGTACGTCGAAGAGGGCGTCGAAGCGATCGTAATGAACGCGTCGGGCTGCGGCGCGACGGTCAAGGAATACGCGCACCTGTTGCGCGACGATCCGGTGTATGCGGAGAAGGCGCGCCGCATAGTCGAACTGACGCGCGACATCGCCGAGATCCTGCCTGAGTTCGAGGAGCCGCTGACCGCCCTCACGCGCCGGCGCGCGGTACATACCGTGGCCTTCCATCCGCCCTGCACGCTGCAGCATGGGCAGCAGATACGCGGCAAGGTCGAGCATCTGCTCGGCGAACTCGGCATCGACGTGCGGCTGCCCGCCGACAGTCACCTGTGCTGCGGTTCGGCCGGCACGTATTCGCTGACGCAGCCGGCGCTGTCGTATGCGTTGCGGAACCAGAAGCTCGAGCGCCTGCATGCGCAAGAGCCGCAGATCATCGTGTCGGCGAACGTCGGGTGCATTGCGCATCTGCAAAGCGGCACGTCGATGCCGGTGGTGCACTGGATCGAGCTCGTCGAGCACATGCTGGCCGGGTGA
- the glcE gene encoding glycolate oxidase subunit GlcE yields MDEDDIVAEWSERIRSATAERRPVRIRGGGTKDWYGQSLQGEVLDTRAHRGIIAYDPAELVITARAGTPLAEIEAALAEHDQMLAFEPPHFGPQATLGGCIAAGIAGPRRQSAGAPRDFVLGAVVMNGHGQVLHFGGQVVKNVAGYDVSRLMAGSLGTLALILELSVKVLPRPKAEITLKFDMNGTDAVRKLNEWGGRPLPVSASAWRNGTLVLRLGGAEAAVKSARSSLGGEVVDAVEAERFWSGLREQTDPFFAAIAPKAALWRLALPTITEPLQLPGAQMMEWGGAQRWWITDADAQTVRISAKQAGGHATIFRTGHGYDRSAGVFTPLPAPLMKIHRGLKAAFDPARVFNRGRLYPDF; encoded by the coding sequence ATGGATGAGGACGACATCGTCGCCGAATGGTCCGAACGCATCCGTTCGGCCACCGCCGAAAGACGCCCAGTGCGGATTCGCGGCGGCGGCACGAAAGACTGGTACGGCCAGTCGCTGCAAGGAGAGGTCCTCGATACGCGCGCCCACCGCGGCATCATTGCCTACGATCCAGCGGAACTGGTGATTACCGCGCGCGCGGGCACTCCTCTTGCGGAAATCGAAGCGGCGCTCGCCGAGCACGACCAGATGCTCGCATTCGAACCGCCGCACTTCGGCCCGCAAGCGACGCTCGGCGGCTGCATCGCCGCGGGTATCGCCGGCCCGCGCCGTCAGTCGGCGGGCGCGCCGCGCGACTTCGTGCTCGGCGCGGTCGTCATGAACGGCCACGGTCAGGTGCTGCACTTCGGCGGCCAGGTCGTCAAGAACGTCGCCGGGTACGACGTCTCGAGGCTCATGGCCGGCTCGCTCGGCACGCTCGCACTGATTCTCGAACTGTCGGTCAAGGTGCTGCCGCGCCCGAAGGCGGAAATCACGCTGAAGTTCGATATGAACGGCACCGATGCGGTCCGTAAGCTCAACGAATGGGGCGGCCGGCCGCTGCCCGTCAGCGCGAGCGCATGGCGCAACGGCACCCTCGTGCTGCGTCTCGGCGGAGCGGAAGCGGCGGTCAAATCGGCGCGTTCGTCGCTCGGCGGCGAAGTGGTCGACGCGGTCGAAGCGGAACGTTTCTGGTCCGGCTTGCGCGAGCAGACGGACCCGTTCTTTGCGGCGATCGCACCCAAGGCCGCGCTCTGGCGGCTCGCACTGCCGACCATCACCGAGCCGCTGCAGTTGCCGGGCGCACAGATGATGGAATGGGGCGGCGCGCAGCGCTGGTGGATCACCGACGCCGATGCGCAAACGGTGCGCATCAGCGCCAAGCAGGCCGGCGGCCATGCCACGATTTTCCGTACCGGCCACGGCTACGATCGCAGCGCCGGCGTGTTTACGCCGTTGCCGGCGCCATTGATGAAGATCCACCGCGGCCTGAAGGCCGCTTTCGATCCGGCTCGCGTCTTCAATCGCGGCCGGCTGTACCCCGACTTCTGA